One Thalassospira marina DNA window includes the following coding sequences:
- a CDS encoding LysR family transcriptional regulator, whose product MRRINFSDLEAFVAIVRAGSFRKAAAERGVSGPAMSQALQNIEDQLGMRLLNRTTRSIALTEAGDMLMSRVSISFDNIREAVDEVQSLRGETVGRLRINAPMPAVDFVLSPLLPAFLKTYPGVSVELIADNSLVDMVSEGFDAGVRYGSDIARDMIAVPIGKPLKYIVVGSPDYFAAHEMPVHPRDLLNHDCIKIRFPGGAYFEWDFRKGDEEFNLLPDGRFTTSDARRAISAALSGVGLAFIIDGYALPELETGKLVQVLEDWTPATNRWSLYYPSRRQMPAALRAFIDFVKQHAG is encoded by the coding sequence ATGCGACGGATCAATTTCAGCGACCTTGAAGCCTTTGTTGCCATTGTGCGGGCTGGTAGCTTTCGCAAGGCAGCCGCGGAACGGGGTGTTTCCGGCCCGGCCATGAGCCAGGCTTTGCAAAATATCGAAGACCAGCTGGGTATGCGCCTGCTGAACCGCACCACGCGCAGCATCGCCCTTACCGAAGCTGGCGATATGCTGATGTCACGGGTCAGTATCTCGTTTGACAATATCCGCGAGGCAGTGGATGAAGTGCAATCCCTGCGCGGGGAGACGGTGGGGCGTTTGCGCATCAACGCGCCCATGCCTGCGGTGGATTTTGTCTTGTCGCCGTTATTGCCAGCTTTTCTTAAAACCTATCCCGGTGTGTCGGTGGAACTGATTGCCGATAACAGCCTGGTGGATATGGTCAGCGAAGGCTTTGATGCGGGTGTCCGATACGGTAGCGACATTGCGCGGGATATGATCGCAGTCCCCATTGGTAAACCGTTGAAATATATCGTTGTTGGGTCGCCCGATTATTTTGCCGCCCACGAAATGCCGGTTCATCCGCGTGATTTGCTAAATCATGACTGCATCAAAATACGGTTTCCCGGCGGGGCCTATTTTGAATGGGATTTCCGTAAAGGTGATGAAGAATTCAACCTGCTGCCTGATGGGCGCTTTACCACCAGTGATGCAAGGCGTGCGATCAGTGCAGCCCTTTCCGGTGTTGGTCTTGCCTTCATCATCGATGGCTATGCCCTACCGGAACTTGAAACCGGCAAGCTGGTGCAGGTATTGGAAGACTGGACACCCGCGACCAATCGCTGGTCGCTTTATTATCCCAGCCGCCGCCAGATGCCCGCCGCATTGCGCGCCTTTATCGATTTCGTCAAACAGCATGCAGGCTAG
- a CDS encoding c-type cytochrome: protein MRFFKTAPLLAICFLAGAAHAQNADGERLFKQRCGACHSLKAGENRVGPSLADINGRPAGSLEGVRYSPALRDSGIRWDATNLDAFVENSKKLVPGTRMNIRISDPDQRKAITDYLLSAQ, encoded by the coding sequence ATGCGATTTTTCAAAACAGCCCCGTTACTGGCGATCTGTTTTCTGGCTGGTGCCGCCCACGCCCAGAATGCCGATGGCGAACGTCTTTTCAAACAGCGCTGTGGCGCCTGCCATTCGCTAAAAGCTGGTGAAAACCGTGTTGGCCCGTCCCTGGCCGACATTAACGGTCGCCCGGCCGGTAGCCTTGAAGGGGTGCGTTATTCGCCTGCTTTGCGCGATTCCGGCATTCGCTGGGACGCCACAAACCTGGATGCCTTTGTGGAAAATTCCAAAAAGCTGGTGCCCGGCACCCGCATGAATATCCGCATTTCCGACCCCGACCAGCGCAAAGCGATCACGGATTATCTGTTATCGGCCCAATAA
- a CDS encoding (2Fe-2S)-binding protein, translating to MLRMTINGQPFETDAQPDTPLLWVLREHLGLTGTKFGCGAGMCGACTVHIDGEATFACQISLAEVTDAKITTIEGLSETGDHPLQKAWIAEQTPQCGYCQSGQIMRAAALLANNPTPSRDEITEWMQTNICRCGTYPRIIRAIERAATES from the coding sequence ATGTTACGCATGACGATTAATGGCCAGCCGTTTGAAACCGACGCCCAACCCGACACGCCGCTTTTGTGGGTATTACGCGAACATCTGGGCCTGACCGGCACCAAATTCGGATGCGGGGCGGGCATGTGCGGGGCCTGCACCGTGCATATTGATGGCGAAGCCACCTTTGCCTGCCAGATATCCCTGGCCGAGGTAACAGACGCCAAAATCACCACCATCGAGGGCCTTTCGGAAACAGGCGATCATCCTTTGCAAAAAGCCTGGATCGCCGAACAGACCCCGCAATGCGGTTATTGCCAGTCCGGACAGATCATGCGGGCTGCCGCCCTTCTGGCAAACAATCCGACGCCCAGTCGCGATGAAATTACCGAATGGATGCAAACCAATATCTGCCGCTGCGGGACCTATCCACGCATCATTCGTGCCATTGAACGCGCCGCAACGGAGTCCTGA
- a CDS encoding xanthine dehydrogenase family protein molybdopterin-binding subunit, with the protein MNDILKPSRRGFLIGSGSLAIALLASGGAGILRNSAQAASATQDVNAWVTIHADDSVAIRFASTEMGQGVMTSLPMIVAEELDADWSRVKVEQVNQGPLETYGNPQTGGILFTAGSSSIEGYYDRLRLAGATARRILMQAAASHWNVALAEVTTGPGMVIHAPTSQRLRYGEIASLPTLPENVPAATEADLKPRSEWRIIGTDQDRRDIPGKTRGETVYSIDVRLPGMVYAAQILAPVEGETPANIDDTHARAIPGVVDVIALKNSVAILAESFETAMAAREQVSVSWSETSRFRNADSQQELADIRAAAENLEREAVTWSSRGDATAILAQNSAQTVSATYITEHVYHAQMEPLCAIASVDEDEKGAEVWLGTQSQTLSIVAAAQTLGTTPDRIRFNAMQMGGGFGRRTFFARDILSDAIILSRQIKRPVKLIWTREDDVKNGWLRPATAHHMTALLDDKGDVRAFRHRVASPSIFEFAAPQRWENAKGRDLLVMEGTESSDYDIPDLIAENVLMERQSRVSAWRGIGWGINCYARECFIDELASAAGKDPVTFRRRLLAKSPRGLAALNEVIRMSEFGKVPEGRAHGLAFAGYKATIGAGVAEVSIDPENGFVKVHKFWAAVDPGITIHPKNCEAQVEGGIIFGLSGLMRERITFSNGEIDQNNFYDYEPMRINAIPEIAVNIIDSGAAPSGAGEIGIPMTGGAVANAVRALTGQKLQHMPFAIETA; encoded by the coding sequence ATGAACGATATTTTAAAACCTTCCCGGCGCGGTTTTCTGATCGGGTCCGGTTCGCTGGCAATTGCCCTTCTGGCATCGGGTGGTGCGGGCATTTTGCGCAATAGCGCACAGGCAGCATCCGCCACGCAGGATGTGAATGCATGGGTCACCATCCATGCCGACGATAGCGTGGCCATCCGGTTTGCCTCTACCGAGATGGGACAGGGTGTTATGACGTCCCTTCCCATGATTGTGGCCGAAGAACTGGATGCCGACTGGTCCAGGGTAAAGGTTGAACAGGTTAACCAAGGCCCGCTTGAAACCTATGGCAACCCGCAAACAGGCGGCATCCTGTTTACAGCAGGCAGTTCATCGATCGAAGGATATTACGACCGCCTGCGCCTGGCCGGTGCCACCGCCCGGCGCATTTTGATGCAGGCCGCCGCCAGCCACTGGAACGTCGCACTGGCAGAGGTCACCACCGGGCCGGGAATGGTTATTCACGCGCCAACCAGCCAGCGCCTGCGTTATGGCGAAATCGCCAGCTTGCCAACCCTGCCCGAAAATGTCCCGGCAGCAACCGAGGCCGATTTAAAACCACGCAGCGAATGGCGCATTATCGGCACCGATCAGGACCGGCGTGATATACCCGGTAAAACGCGTGGCGAAACGGTTTATTCCATTGATGTGCGCCTGCCCGGCATGGTTTATGCCGCACAAATTTTGGCACCGGTCGAAGGTGAAACACCTGCAAATATTGACGATACCCATGCCCGCGCCATCCCCGGTGTGGTGGATGTCATCGCCCTTAAAAACAGTGTCGCCATATTGGCCGAAAGCTTTGAAACGGCAATGGCCGCGCGCGAGCAGGTAAGTGTTAGCTGGTCGGAAACATCGCGGTTTCGCAATGCTGACAGCCAGCAGGAACTGGCCGATATTCGCGCCGCAGCCGAAAACCTTGAACGCGAAGCCGTAACCTGGTCCAGCCGGGGGGATGCAACGGCCATTCTGGCGCAAAACAGCGCACAAACGGTTTCGGCAACCTACATCACCGAACATGTCTATCACGCGCAGATGGAACCGCTTTGCGCGATTGCCAGTGTAGATGAAGATGAAAAAGGCGCCGAAGTTTGGCTGGGAACGCAAAGCCAGACATTATCAATTGTTGCCGCAGCCCAGACACTGGGCACCACACCAGACCGCATTCGTTTCAATGCCATGCAAATGGGCGGCGGTTTTGGTCGACGCACCTTTTTTGCCCGCGATATTTTAAGCGATGCGATCATTCTTTCCCGCCAGATAAAACGTCCCGTCAAACTAATATGGACACGCGAGGATGATGTTAAAAATGGCTGGCTGCGCCCGGCGACCGCACACCATATGACGGCCCTATTGGATGACAAAGGCGATGTTCGCGCCTTTCGCCACCGGGTTGCCAGCCCGTCCATTTTTGAGTTTGCCGCCCCGCAACGCTGGGAAAATGCCAAAGGCCGCGACCTTCTGGTGATGGAAGGCACGGAAAGCAGCGATTACGATATTCCCGACCTGATCGCGGAAAATGTGCTGATGGAACGCCAGTCGCGTGTTTCGGCATGGCGGGGCATTGGCTGGGGCATCAATTGTTATGCACGCGAATGCTTCATTGACGAACTTGCCAGTGCCGCTGGCAAAGACCCGGTTACGTTCCGCCGTCGCCTGCTGGCAAAAAGCCCGCGTGGCCTTGCGGCGTTAAATGAAGTGATCCGCATGTCGGAATTTGGCAAAGTGCCCGAAGGCCGCGCCCACGGCCTTGCCTTTGCTGGTTACAAGGCAACCATCGGCGCGGGCGTTGCCGAAGTTTCCATCGACCCGGAAAACGGGTTTGTGAAGGTTCACAAGTTTTGGGCGGCGGTTGATCCCGGCATTACCATTCACCCGAAAAACTGCGAAGCCCAGGTCGAAGGTGGTATCATTTTCGGGCTGTCCGGGCTGATGCGCGAACGTATCACGTTTAGCAACGGTGAAATCGATCAGAACAATTTTTATGATTACGAGCCGATGCGCATTAACGCCATCCCGGAAATTGCGGTGAATATTATTGATTCCGGGGCGGCGCCATCGGGTGCTGGTGAAATTGGCATTCCCATGACCGGTGGAGCCGTGGCCAATGCCGTGCGCGCCCTGACGGGGCAGAAATTGCAACATATGCCCTTTGCCATCGAAACAGCCTGA
- a CDS encoding ABC transporter ATP-binding protein, with product MANLTTSNLKKNYGNVEVLHGLDLTINDGEFVSLIGESGCGKSTLLRMIAGLEEITDGTVAVDGRVINDVAPKDRDMAMVFQNYALYPHLTVAENMGFSLKLRNVPKAEIRPAVEDVAKMLNLSPYLDRLPKALSGGQRQRVAMGRAIVRRPQVFLFDEPLSNLDAKLRVQMRVEIRALQRRLGTTAIYVTHDQMEAMTMSDRIVILNHGKIEQVGAPLEVYDRPANIFVATFIGSPSMNLMDGILERDASGALVRTENALLRVGDAIDAPAGAAVTVGLRPEHLKIAAEGTTGTIPFTLDLIEPTGAETHLYGRNADKPVTVALTERFDAPAGSNLHLAVSPAHVHVFDRENGQRLN from the coding sequence ATGGCCAATCTGACCACCTCTAATCTGAAAAAGAACTATGGCAACGTGGAAGTACTTCACGGCCTGGATCTGACCATCAATGACGGCGAATTTGTTTCGCTGATCGGCGAGTCCGGTTGCGGGAAATCCACCTTGTTGCGGATGATTGCCGGCCTTGAAGAAATCACCGATGGAACCGTCGCCGTGGATGGCCGCGTCATTAATGACGTGGCCCCCAAGGACCGCGACATGGCAATGGTTTTTCAGAATTATGCTCTTTATCCGCATTTGACCGTCGCGGAAAATATGGGTTTCAGCCTTAAATTGCGAAATGTGCCCAAGGCCGAAATCCGCCCGGCTGTCGAAGATGTGGCAAAAATGCTGAACCTGTCGCCCTATCTGGATCGCTTGCCAAAGGCCCTTTCAGGTGGGCAGCGCCAGCGTGTTGCCATGGGGCGTGCCATTGTCCGCCGTCCCCAGGTTTTCCTGTTTGACGAACCGCTATCAAACCTGGATGCCAAATTGCGGGTGCAGATGCGCGTTGAAATTCGCGCCCTGCAACGCCGGTTGGGCACAACAGCCATCTATGTGACGCACGACCAGATGGAAGCGATGACCATGTCTGACCGGATCGTGATTTTAAATCACGGCAAGATCGAACAGGTTGGCGCCCCGCTGGAAGTATATGATCGCCCTGCCAATATCTTCGTTGCCACCTTTATTGGTTCCCCGTCAATGAACCTGATGGATGGCATTTTGGAACGTGATGCCAGTGGCGCACTGGTGCGCACCGAAAATGCCCTGCTGCGTGTTGGCGATGCCATTGATGCCCCGGCAGGGGCCGCCGTTACGGTGGGTTTGCGCCCCGAACATTTGAAAATTGCGGCGGAAGGCACGACCGGCACCATTCCCTTTACCCTTGATCTGATCGAACCAACCGGTGCCGAAACCCATTTATACGGGCGCAATGCCGACAAACCCGTGACGGTTGCCCTGACCGAACGGTTTGACGCCCCTGCGGGGTCAAACCTGCATCTGGCCGTTTCCCCGGCCCATGTGCATGTTTTTGATAGAGAAAATGGACAGCGCCTTAACTAG
- a CDS encoding SIS domain-containing protein yields MNVTERVIVEQFAYWEGAITADLPALTEGTVVVVGCGTSYYLAQAIASAFNIGGRNALAVPGGEWARRASAYLAKRDDVCVVALSRSGESTETVQAVDYSRKNGIRTIALTCEKGSSIDVAASETVYLPTHGEEGVVMTSSASLMLIAGLRLAGADIASSITELAQKPLAQLGAVDADFVNGRGHFVYLGAGAHYGIAAEGALKLQEMSLSYAQTFHPMEYRHGPISLIDENSLVVLLYSADTAAEEAKLAKEIQDKGGKVIGLGGPGDISIPLAETGLARVIEMLPALQVFGERIAQFKNLDTTAPRHLTKVVVLS; encoded by the coding sequence ATGAATGTGACCGAGCGCGTCATCGTTGAGCAGTTCGCCTATTGGGAAGGTGCAATCACCGCCGATTTGCCTGCGCTAACCGAGGGCACTGTCGTTGTGGTCGGATGTGGCACATCCTATTATCTGGCACAGGCCATTGCATCGGCATTTAACATTGGCGGGCGCAATGCCCTGGCCGTTCCCGGCGGTGAATGGGCACGTCGTGCTTCGGCCTATCTCGCCAAACGCGACGATGTTTGTGTTGTTGCCCTCTCGCGCAGCGGTGAATCGACCGAAACAGTCCAGGCGGTGGATTACAGCCGTAAAAACGGCATTCGGACCATCGCGCTGACCTGTGAAAAGGGAAGCTCGATTGATGTTGCTGCCAGCGAAACCGTTTATCTGCCCACCCACGGGGAAGAAGGCGTTGTCATGACCTCGTCGGCATCGCTGATGCTGATTGCCGGTTTGCGTCTTGCCGGGGCCGATATTGCATCCTCGATCACCGAACTGGCGCAAAAGCCGTTGGCGCAATTGGGTGCGGTTGACGCTGATTTCGTTAACGGGCGCGGACATTTTGTTTATCTGGGCGCGGGTGCGCATTATGGCATTGCCGCCGAAGGTGCCCTGAAACTTCAGGAAATGAGCCTGAGCTACGCCCAGACCTTCCACCCGATGGAATATCGTCACGGGCCGATCAGCCTGATTGATGAAAACTCGCTGGTGGTGTTGCTTTACAGTGCCGATACCGCCGCCGAAGAAGCAAAACTGGCAAAAGAAATCCAGGATAAGGGCGGCAAGGTTATTGGTCTTGGCGGGCCGGGTGATATTTCGATCCCGCTTGCGGAAACCGGGCTGGCCCGTGTGATTGAAATGTTGCCTGCCTTGCAGGTATTTGGCGAACGTATTGCCCAGTTCAAGAACCTGGATACCACTGCGCCACGTCACCTGACCAAAGTTGTCGTTCTGTCTTAA
- a CDS encoding carbohydrate ABC transporter permease codes for MAHRKFVFASGKIGTAIAVLVLVLWSVGPIYWSLATSFTSPTDLISAEPHFWPSDMTLEHYAKLFGSTSMSQGNKVASVWPQFSRAIINSVVTSLAATFVTVLIAAFAAYAFVRLKFPGRNILFFVVVGTLAIPAYTVMIPLYRLMIAMHLVDTYVGVTLIYVSAFLPLALWLMRSVYQAMPLSLEEAAWMDGAGRVYTLVRIIMPLAAPGLIASAIITFLNAWGQFLVPLVFSPTLETKPLTVLIPEFVSRNYVDYGLINAAGIIAIIPPVLVVLFLNRFLVSGLMAGATK; via the coding sequence ATGGCACACCGTAAATTTGTCTTTGCCAGTGGTAAAATTGGAACCGCGATTGCCGTGCTGGTGCTGGTTTTGTGGTCAGTCGGGCCGATCTACTGGTCGCTGGCAACCAGTTTTACCTCGCCGACCGATCTGATTTCGGCTGAACCGCATTTTTGGCCGTCCGACATGACGCTGGAACATTATGCCAAGCTGTTTGGCAGTACCAGCATGTCACAGGGCAACAAGGTTGCATCAGTCTGGCCGCAATTTTCACGCGCCATTATCAATAGTGTCGTGACGTCATTGGCTGCGACTTTCGTTACCGTGCTGATTGCGGCTTTTGCGGCTTATGCCTTTGTCCGGCTGAAATTTCCGGGCCGCAACATTCTGTTTTTTGTGGTCGTCGGCACACTGGCCATTCCGGCCTATACCGTCATGATCCCGCTTTATCGGCTGATGATCGCGATGCATCTGGTTGATACCTATGTCGGTGTCACGCTGATTTATGTGTCGGCTTTTCTGCCGCTTGCCCTGTGGCTGATGCGAAGTGTCTATCAGGCCATGCCGCTTTCGCTTGAAGAAGCAGCATGGATGGACGGGGCAGGGCGTGTTTATACGCTGGTTCGGATCATTATGCCGCTGGCAGCCCCGGGGTTGATCGCATCGGCGATTATTACATTCCTGAATGCCTGGGGGCAGTTTTTGGTGCCGCTGGTGTTTTCACCAACACTGGAAACCAAACCCCTTACCGTTCTGATCCCCGAATTTGTCAGCCGCAATTACGTGGATTACGGGCTGATCAATGCCGCGGGCATTATCGCAATCATTCCGCCGGTTCTGGTGGTGCTTTTCCTCAATCGTTTTCTGGTCAGCGGCCTGATGGCCGGCGCAACCAAATAA
- a CDS encoding carbohydrate ABC transporter permease has translation MALALTREKPRRFGGEASLGIAFVIPMVVIMGGLVLLPLVSTMIDSVYSVSPMRAGTPFVGFKNYIDLFSSTTVNQSWVNTFYYVVMAVVLETLGGLGTALLLNKVTIGRRWLLAAVVLPWCLPPVVNAVVWMWIYNPSYGLLTGFLHSTGLLTGPALFFNDRHVMLFLVTLVHVWRMMPLTAIILLAALQSIPKDLYQAARLDGASSLKCFRLITLPLISGGLAIALSQSTVFAFNLFDEAWILNRASLDTRTVIIQVYLDAFQNLKFSLGMALSLLAMLASLLVSLIYVLKVYRETRFD, from the coding sequence ATGGCCCTAGCATTAACACGTGAAAAACCTCGCCGTTTCGGCGGCGAGGCATCCCTCGGTATTGCCTTTGTCATCCCCATGGTCGTGATAATGGGGGGGCTGGTTCTTCTGCCGCTGGTTTCGACAATGATCGACAGCGTCTATAGCGTCAGCCCGATGCGTGCCGGAACGCCGTTTGTCGGCTTTAAAAACTATATTGACCTGTTTTCCAGCACGACAGTCAACCAGTCCTGGGTGAATACCTTTTACTATGTTGTGATGGCTGTTGTCCTTGAAACGCTTGGCGGGCTTGGCACGGCGTTGCTGCTTAACAAGGTGACAATTGGTCGTCGCTGGCTGCTGGCGGCCGTGGTGCTGCCCTGGTGTTTGCCGCCTGTCGTCAATGCCGTGGTGTGGATGTGGATTTACAATCCCAGCTATGGCCTGCTGACTGGGTTTTTGCATTCCACCGGGTTACTGACCGGACCGGCGCTGTTTTTCAATGACCGCCATGTCATGCTGTTTCTGGTAACGCTTGTGCATGTCTGGCGCATGATGCCGTTAACCGCGATCATCCTGCTGGCGGCATTGCAAAGCATCCCAAAGGATCTTTATCAGGCCGCGCGCCTTGATGGTGCCAGTTCGCTCAAATGTTTTCGCCTGATCACCCTGCCGCTGATATCGGGTGGCCTTGCCATCGCGCTTAGCCAGTCTACCGTCTTTGCCTTCAATCTGTTTGACGAAGCCTGGATCCTTAATCGCGCCAGCCTCGATACCCGAACCGTCATTATCCAGGTTTATCTGGATGCCTTCCAGAACCTCAAATTCTCGCTTGGTATGGCGTTGTCGCTGCTGGCCATGCTGGCATCCCTGCTGGTGTCGCTGATTTACGTTCTCAAGGTTTACCGCGAAACGAGGTTTGACTGA
- a CDS encoding ABC transporter substrate-binding protein produces the protein MKRRTFLAALAAATMLQVGVAGSALADDAKPLEGQDLSVLLPPWGTFPKEMTDQFEAETGINLSSQTLGWDEIHTKVVTSMIANTAPASATEVDWSWVGQFGAAGWYSPLNDDFSEDVIKDVPTSKIFNFDGKLLAVPYNNDFRVLIYNKTQLEKAGIKQAPATPDDLLKAAKAIKDANLADYPIGLPLSATEGTSTAWYLLTKAFGGDLFDKDFKPQFLDPQSGGYKALSFEIQALKDGLIDPSATGLKDVDVQELFKSGKVSFDIAGWAGNLSVYSDPSKSQVADDVAAALMPSVNGKTRTIGLPEAIGVPVSAENHDAAVAFIKWMLKPETQMNSYNALGNLPPRLSVLKQLEEQGKLKDGKVLLEQAASVEPLFADGTPGWYPEFSSAVSTAINQAAKDQISVEDALAQIADAAETASQQ, from the coding sequence ATGAAAAGACGGACATTCCTTGCAGCACTGGCGGCTGCAACCATGCTGCAGGTTGGTGTCGCGGGTAGCGCACTGGCTGATGATGCAAAACCCCTTGAAGGGCAGGACCTTTCTGTTCTTCTGCCGCCCTGGGGAACTTTCCCCAAGGAAATGACAGATCAGTTCGAGGCCGAAACCGGTATCAATCTCAGCAGCCAGACCCTTGGCTGGGATGAAATCCATACCAAAGTCGTGACCTCCATGATCGCCAATACCGCCCCGGCCAGCGCAACCGAAGTGGACTGGTCCTGGGTTGGCCAGTTTGGCGCGGCAGGCTGGTACAGCCCGCTAAATGATGATTTTTCCGAAGACGTGATCAAGGATGTGCCGACATCGAAAATCTTTAATTTCGATGGCAAGCTTCTGGCAGTTCCTTACAATAACGACTTCCGTGTCCTGATTTACAATAAAACCCAGCTTGAAAAGGCCGGGATCAAACAGGCACCGGCCACGCCAGATGACCTTTTGAAAGCGGCAAAGGCCATCAAGGATGCCAACCTTGCCGATTACCCGATTGGTCTTCCGCTTTCGGCAACTGAAGGCACATCAACAGCATGGTATTTGCTGACCAAGGCATTTGGCGGTGATCTGTTTGACAAGGATTTCAAACCGCAATTTCTTGATCCGCAGTCTGGCGGGTACAAGGCGCTCAGCTTTGAAATCCAGGCGCTTAAGGATGGTTTGATTGATCCATCGGCAACCGGTTTGAAGGATGTTGATGTTCAGGAACTGTTTAAAAGCGGCAAGGTTTCGTTTGATATTGCGGGCTGGGCAGGCAACCTGTCTGTTTATTCCGATCCGTCAAAATCGCAGGTGGCCGATGATGTTGCCGCAGCCCTGATGCCTTCGGTTAACGGTAAAACCCGCACCATTGGTCTGCCCGAGGCAATTGGCGTACCGGTTTCGGCGGAAAACCACGATGCGGCGGTGGCCTTTATCAAATGGATGTTAAAGCCCGAAACCCAGATGAACAGCTATAACGCCTTGGGCAATCTGCCGCCGCGTTTAAGTGTTCTTAAACAGCTTGAAGAACAGGGCAAGCTTAAAGACGGCAAGGTCCTTTTGGAACAGGCCGCCAGTGTTGAACCGCTTTTTGCGGATGGAACACCGGGCTGGTATCCCGAATTTTCTTCGGCAGTTTCCACGGCGATCAATCAGGCTGCCAAAGACCAGATCAGCGTTGAAGACGCCCTCGCGCAAATTGCTGATGCAGCAGAAACGGCGTCCCAGCAGTAA
- a CDS encoding N-acetylglucosamine kinase, with product MEYVLALDAGGTKTLAAMADASGAVTSLRAGPSLDPTAQENWQDLFLEMVAPALQKPGLKAAVAGLPFHDELLALSARQSELASQVLPCPVLVQNDVRIAFDGAFAGAAGVLVLSGTGSMAWASLNGTNDPHYRIGGWGDGFGDEGSAFWIGRESLGLASMALDGRSDAMPFAHALLAEMGLAEHQLIDWVYGVENRRSSIAAIARITAGLADQGVSDAREILDRACDCLAAHVSAAQRRLDAGSSLPWSYAGGVFANAYVLNGVCDRVGSRPVSPVLPPVGGAVLRAAQLAGWNTDKAFIEGLSMSLNEAFQSI from the coding sequence ATGGAATATGTTCTCGCCCTTGATGCCGGAGGCACCAAAACACTGGCGGCCATGGCAGATGCCAGCGGGGCGGTAACCAGCCTGCGGGCCGGGCCCAGCCTTGACCCGACAGCACAGGAAAACTGGCAGGACCTGTTTTTGGAAATGGTCGCGCCAGCCCTGCAAAAACCGGGGTTAAAAGCCGCTGTGGCAGGCCTGCCCTTTCATGACGAGCTTCTTGCCCTTTCAGCCCGGCAGTCTGAACTGGCAAGCCAGGTATTGCCATGCCCCGTTCTGGTGCAAAACGATGTGCGCATTGCCTTTGATGGTGCCTTTGCCGGGGCGGCTGGTGTGCTTGTGTTATCGGGTACGGGGTCCATGGCGTGGGCCAGTTTGAATGGCACAAACGACCCGCATTACCGGATTGGCGGTTGGGGCGATGGTTTTGGTGATGAAGGTAGTGCCTTCTGGATTGGCCGCGAAAGCCTGGGCCTTGCCAGTATGGCGCTGGATGGGCGCAGCGATGCAATGCCGTTTGCCCATGCCCTGCTGGCCGAAATGGGATTGGCCGAACATCAGTTGATCGACTGGGTTTACGGCGTTGAAAACAGGCGATCATCGATTGCTGCCATTGCCCGTATAACGGCTGGGCTTGCCGACCAGGGTGTGTCGGATGCGCGCGAAATTCTTGATCGCGCCTGTGATTGCCTGGCGGCGCATGTAAGTGCCGCGCAACGCAGGCTGGATGCCGGTTCCTCCCTGCCTTGGAGCTATGCCGGCGGTGTGTTTGCCAATGCGTATGTTTTAAACGGTGTGTGTGACCGGGTTGGGTCACGACCAGTTTCCCCTGTTTTGCCACCTGTTGGGGGTGCTGTGTTGCGCGCTGCGCAACTGGCGGGCTGGAACACCGATAAGGCCTTCATCGAAGGCCTGTCCATGTCCCTGAATGAAGCTTTTCAATCAATATAA